The following DNA comes from Populus trichocarpa isolate Nisqually-1 chromosome 19, P.trichocarpa_v4.1, whole genome shotgun sequence.
CCTAATTGCCATTTTTGTTGTATGTATATTTACATATAGAAGTTGGATGTGGACAACAAGGATGCGAGGATTGCAGATTATTTTGACTTTATTGCTGGGACAAGCACAGGTGGTCTTATGACTGCCATGCTTACTACTCCGAATGCAGAAAAACGACCTTCGTTTGAAGCAAAAGATATTGTCAACTTTTATCTGGAGAAGAGCGCACTCATATTTCCTCAAACCACCCTAAAATCACTTGAAGACGACCAACTTTCATATGATGAAGCTGCGATCAACTCTTCGCTTGATGAAGCAACCAAGCAGATTCAGCAATATTACGAAATGTAGGTCAATTGATTAAAAGGGTCGGGTTTAATTAGTACTACTGCCATGATTTCAACAATATATATCCTCATAAAAATGctagcataattttttttcaatttgtagaacaaaaaatattgattttttcataatcaAATTAATGTCATTCTCTCAAACAGGAGTCATAAAATTATAGATCCTCTGATAGCTACACTGCGGTATCTTTTAACGTGCACATGGCTTCCAAACTTCTTCCGTAAGAGACTTGGAAAGACTCTACTGTTTCCAAAGTATGATGGTGTCAAACTACATGAGGTAATTAACGAAGAAATGGGACAGAAACTTCTCAGTGATGCGCTAACTAACGTGATAATCCCCACTTTCGACATCAAGCTTTTTCGGTCAATCATATTCTCCAGCTTAAAGGTCATTGATTCTTCTTCATTATCTATTAAACACATTCCAAAACCCCGGAAGGTacttagcatatatatatatatatatatatatagtgatcgAATGCAGCTTCTCTTGTAAATAAAATTGCAGGCACAACGTGATAAGTCAGCGGATGCTCGAATAGCAGACATTTGCATTGGAACGTCTGCAGCGCCATCTTACTTCCctccatattcttttaaaacaaCCGTTGATTTCAACCTAGCTGATGGCGGTCTGGCAGCTAACAATCCTGTGAGTTAAGAATTTCTATATAAATGCTACTCTTTAAAACTGCTCTTTAAGATGAAATTGATTAGCCAGCAGTTAGTTAAGAGTGGGGAAGGTGGGATGCAAGCATGAAGATTACAAAAATGAAGTACAGAATTTCTAAATTACATTACAAGACTACCAATTTTTAGTATATTATCTGCAAAATATAGTATATTGTTATTACGTTTAATTTTTTCTGTAGTTAGATTTTATATAagattgattaatttaataatttaatcccTATCTCAACCTACACCTAGATGATGACTCGAATCTAAAGATCTCTGGAACACTTGGGCTGAATTTTGTGTTGCCAGACAGAATGCTTCCTTTCAATTAATGTCTTGCCTccctttttttcaattgtatcaGTCATTGATAGCCGTGTGTGAGGTGATGAAAGAACAAAAGACGGATGGTCGTAAGCCTCTTATTCTTTCACTTGGAACTGGAGCAGCAAATCAAAGTGACAGGTATGAGGTTGGATCAGATCCCAGCAAATGGGGCATCTTAAGATGGCTCTGGTATAGCGAGAACAACGGCAGCCCATTGATAGAAATCTTGACAACTGCATCGGATGAGATGATTTCCACGTATATATCCTCATTCTTTCAATATTGTGGTTGGGAAGATAACTATTATCGGCTTCAGGTATCAGCGGCTCGCATTTGGAACGGAATATGTAGCAATTTGCCAAAATCATGAGAATTATAGAATTTAGTTAACTtaccccatatatatatatatatatatatatatatatatatatatatatatatatatatatatttccccCGGTATGCATgctataaattatttgaattaatcatTTATCTGTGTAGCTAGCCGTAGAAATTAGGGGGGGGGAATTTCCAAAGATTTACCTCAGTACCTTTTTAAACTGGAGAGTTTCAATCATAGTCTTGGTCATGCAATTGTATTTCATGCTCGAAAGATGTGCTGCAATTTGATAATTCATACAATATTCAGGCTGAGATGAAACTCTCTGACACCAAGATGGACGATGCAAgccaagaaaatttgaaaaaacttgtGAAGATCGGTGAAGATCTTGCAGCAAAGCAAGATGCCGAACTTGAAGCGTAAGAACttgattaaatgataattttttataatctttattttttcttcggACACCCAAATCAATAGGATTGATCATTATGTGGGTCTAATTTTGCAATCTTTGCATTGATTTTGTGCAGCCTTGCGCACAAATTGATTGAGAACCGGAAAGCTCGCAATATGGCAAGCATGGCTGTCTGATGATTTGTCAAGAACACAAATGTTTCTCCTTTGAAGAAACTAAGATATCTAGTCATTTTTATAGCATATGTTTTGATGATTTGTAAAATAATTGGAGGCCTGCAGTAACGTTAGTGCTGGGGTCAACATGATGTCGAGGGCATCGTTGCAACATAAGACATATATTAATGTGTGTTTCTTCTTTTGTGAGTTTGTGTGGAGCGATGAGTTTCGTGTTCGAGTTGTGTCAAAGTTCGGGTTTAatgattcttttaattaaatctttgagattttaaaattaatcttgataAGTCCTTGAGATTTTAAATTCCGATGTCTGTTAGCTTCTAGGtatatagaaacaaaataatagcGTTGAAAAGCACCCGTACAGGCAATTAGAACACATGCATCTGTAATAACTCTAATCCCTTTGCATATATTATCTTACCTTTCTTTAATCAACTtgtcctttttaaaaaagaaaaatcttctccAAAACATTGTACATCCTCCCCTCCAAGAAGTTTTGGTTAGAGACGCTTTTTTATCTATGTTTCaaaaaggaaattttgtttttcttcatgacTAAAGATGATGCGGATCTCCAGAATTGGGCAAGTAGATCatcaataaccatataaaagctTTTGTTATCAagacctttcttttttttttttttttttaatgtgggtgtctcggccagcttgcgcgcactgCAACTAATCTCATGAGCCCTGAAAATAACGACCATGGAAGCCTCTAGTAGCCTTGAGGTTTGGGGAACTTGAACTAGTGACCTTTAGGGAGCAAATCTAGGGTCTGATTAATTGAGCTACACTTTCCAGGATTGTTATCAAGACTTTCTTGAttatatgagaaaaagaaatttgaaatctAAACATTAGTAATGTGATTATCTTCTCAAATGATGGAACAATTTAGATGCCAAGCAAGGGAGATGTTTGTgacttaattatttaattgtagTAATGATAGCAAAAACTTTTAAGTAACTAGATCTAGAGATCTagaataaacatattttaaaggACATGTTCTATTATTcaataacaattcaaacttGTATTCACATGGCAATTGTAAGAAAGACGATCATGATTTTGGGTCGAAGTACTAATTCAAATATCGAACATATATGATCGTGGTTTTAACATTGAATTCTTCTAGATATTTGTAATATAGTCCACTTATGCAAATTTgtattatcaatattaattatgaaGTATGTAATATCTATAGAGAGCATATTTCTTGTTCCTTTTTGtgattctcattttttaaattgtcctAACTaggctttcatttttttttctatttaaaaatgattCTCAAGggcaatttattttaatttcttatgggTAAATAGTTTTTTAGGATTTGAGTTTGTATTATTGGAGAAAGTAGTGGGATAATTCTAAAATCTCAAACTATTTAGTAAgtagagaaatataaaaaataagtacaaTCAATCATATAAAAGTATACATGAAATTTACGTGGTTCAGCACCTTATAATCTCCTacttttttatagtgaattgtTCTCTTACCTAAAATTCAAAAGTGaatatctacttttttttttgtcctcccTCTAGCCAACAAAGTGTAAAgaatggaatcacacacaaataAGTCATACCCTGaaatatgataattttagaCTTTTATACGGACTAAGTACATGggtatttattttatcactTGGATCCATAATGTAAGACAAACCCAACAAATTTCAATATTGTCTTAAATTGAGCAAACTTATAAAACATGAATTCCTCTTTGATCACCTCCACCGAACACCTCTCAAATACTACACAAACCAATTAAGTTTAAGCAATGATTGAACTTCATTGTAGAGATAGACTTCATCAACATATGCGATTGATATCTAGATTGAAGTAACATCTCACATCAATATGTATGGTCTTTTCATAGTACATTCCATTCTTGACCAAATGAATAAAGCTCTAACTATTACTATGCATAACAATCAACTCATGTAACAAATAGTGATTACCAACCAAACCTCCCAACCATAAATCTTCTTTAACTACCTCTTTCAATGTCATATATTTACCCTTTATTTGAGACAAGGTAATAGTGGATTGCAGAATTTCTTTTCAACTAATGACGGATcctaaaagaattaaaacataaCTTGTTAATGATCTCTTGTCCAAATCACAATGTAGTTTGAATCTATAAAGTCCTCAACACTACTTCTAGTGCTATAATCGTTATCATTTACCAAACCAACATATGTAATACATTAAAGATAACAAAGTATCAATTCAATGGCCTACTAATGAAGTTTACCAAGATTTTCCACAAACCTGTTGACCATATTAATGATATGTGAAATGTCTGGATGAGTATAGACTATAACATCATATATAATGCTTATGGAACTCTTGATATGTGCTCCTTTTCCAtctcaattttttatgataaagttGAAGATAACCTAAAATGGAATGCAAGTAGAGTACTCTTTGACTTGCAGTCTTGAATATCAAATGCTCAAGTATCTTCTTAAGATATTTTCTTTATGACAAGTATATAACTTGCCAAAACTTCCATCTCTATGTAATTTTATACCTAAAATCTTTTTGGTTGCGtctaaatcttttattttaaaatcactaCTCAATTGATCCTTAAAATTATTGATCCAACACATGTTCTTGAAGGTAATTAAtatatcatcaatatatatataaaaaatacataaataaaccaTATGTAAGCATTctaaaaaacacacaactattataaattatgaagcatgcataataaatacatattattaataaatttcaattttaattaaacaccattttttttaacagaaggatatataaataatatatattcaatttttagtGACCATTATAAATAATAGATTATGGCAGCACAAGTTCAGTAATATGAACGTGAGAAGTGAAGTAGACAAGCATC
Coding sequences within:
- the LOC7465915 gene encoding patatin-like protein 2 isoform X2, coding for MGNGSSSGSGPDDQGFETILSIDGGGVRGIVPSVVLTALEAKLQKLDVDNKDARIADYFDFIAGTSTGGLMTAMLTTPNAEKRPSFEAKDIVNFYLEKSALIFPQTTLKSLEDDQLSYDEAAINSSLDEATKQIQQYYEMSHKIIDPLIATLRYLLTCTWLPNFFRKRLGKTLLFPKYDGVKLHEVINEEMGQKLLSDALTNVIIPTFDIKLFRSIIFSSLKAQRDKSADARIADICIGTSAAPSYFPPYSFKTTVDFNLADGGLAANNPSLIAVCEVMKEQKTDGRKPLILSLGTGAANQSDRYEVGSDPSKWGILRWLWYSENNGSPLIEILTTASDEMISTYISSFFQYCGWEDNYYRLQAEMKLSDTKMDDASQENLKKLVKIGEDLAAKQDAELEALAHKLIENRKARNMASMAV